CAGTGGAAAACTCCTTTTATATGcaatggaagaaaaaagaaataagtctGTAACGCTTCCCTATATTCAACTGAACTTATCGCGTAAATAGGGGCCAACTGATTGCGTGAGAATAATTTTGCAAGTTTTGAAACTTAGTTTTCAAAAAATGGCAATAACTCTtcctttttctcaaaattacaTGCAGGAACTTGAGCTCGAGCAATTTGACCGGAGAGATATCAGCTTCATTCTCCAGTCTCCAAGCGATGCAGTCCTTGTGAGTCTTAGTTTGAATTATGATTGATATTTAGGATTCAGCTACTACAGACTAGCAAGCTATACACCAGCAGGCTCAATAAAACCACCAGCCTGCATGAGATTACCAATTGGTAGATGAATCCCTAAATTGCTGAAGGTGTTAATGCTTGGAGCGAGTATTTGTGGGATTTGATAGCGAGGAACATTTATTTGTGAAGTTCATACTTATATACAAACCATGCAACTGTATGAAAATGTCAAGAACAGAAAACTAAAGTTTAGCTTATCATTTATGGATACAACAATTCATCCAAAATGTTGCCACCCCTCTGTTTCAGGGATTTGTCATATAATGACTTAACTGGTCCACTACCTGAACTTTTGGCACAATTGCAGAATTTAAGCACTCTGTAAGTTGCTGAAATTTGATCTAGATATTTCCAACATGACTTTCTGGGAAGAAAATTGCGGTGATTTATTGAACACTATCTTTGCAGTGATTTAAGAGGAAATAATCTCACAGGTATAGTTCCTGACGCGCTTCTGGAGAAGTCCAGGGTTGGGAAATTGATGCTGAGGTTAGCATATCTTCctacttataatattttatttgttgagtTACTTGTTCTAATTTAGCTTTATCAATTTGTTTCgttttcttgttctttcccctTTACAACTGCTAGCTGCACATGGCGAATACTACAGAAAGCAAACTTTCTTTGTTCATTGCTATATAAATCTGATTGCATTTACTAATGAAAAAAAGTTCTTACTGGATGATGGCAGCATCATCCATAGTTAATAACTTACTTACCCTGACTCTTACCTTGATTCTCATTGTACAAGGCTCGATGAAAACCCAGACCTTTGTCCGCCAGCTTCATGcaagaggaggaagaaaaaggactCTGTTATTCCAATTGTTGCATCATCTATAGCAACAGTCTTGGTCCTTCTGCTCATCTTTAGTGCTCTCGCTATATATAGAAGGAAAAGACAAGGAGGTAGtcctttttgagtttttgtttttaattttctacttCTGTGATTGTCATTACAATTCATAGAGGTGAGTTATTTTCTGCGGCattaactgaaaataaaaacattaaagaAGGGGGTGGGAGATCTCATCAAACGCCCCAAAACAAACGTTgcaatgcaataaataaaatacaataaaaaaagggAACCTAACGGTTCCGGTTTTATAGCTTCTCAACCCAAGATCAAGAAAAAGACCATCTTGAAAGCGTGTACATAGAGGTGACCTTGTTTACCAGAGATGTAGTTCTCGATTATTTTTCCTGTGATACACTGAAGCCTCTAGAGTCTAGAAACAAATAATAGAAATTGAATTAAATAAAGCAAACGCTAATTGGTTTCTCACCAGAGGTCATTGTGACCAAGCACACGATCATGAAAGGAAATTATACAACTGATTAAAAAAACTGAATTATATCCATCAAGTTCTTAGCAAGGCCATAAATGGTTTTATGGCTTCAATGAAACAGATCCTTGTCAGGATCGAGATTAATAATCATTGTGTCCATTAAGTTCTACAGATTGAGAATCTAATTATGGCCTGCTCTCCCAAACCTTGTCATCTCACTCTCTTGTTGTTTTGTAAAAGCACCtattttgaaaatcttcaacTCATGCATTCAAAAAGAGACTACATGCCATCTTAAGCCCATGTTGACCTTAAACAGATAGGCAACATATCTTGAAAAATTAGGCAAGCATGTAATCCAACTTTCAGCACAAGAAATATTATAACTGAGACCCATTGAAATCATATAGAAAATTCTGTTCCACATAATAAAGAACAAATGTCAGATTTGACCCATACAATTCTATCAAAACTTTATTTACCCAATGTTGGACTTAATCATTCCAGGAGTTACAATCTCCTTAAATTTCCAATTAGTCCAGTTTGCACTACGATGCTCCAACACTACACAATGTTACTAGGTGAAGTCAAACCCCCATTATAACAACCAAAGGAAAGTGTTAATCACAAGTGTACTTGTGCTCCGTAAAGGCTAGTCAAGGTTACAATTAGAGCTCCTTAGAATCATTTATACAAGCCAAGTTTCACATAGTAAAGAACCAATGTGGGAATTGGCATTCCTGCAACCCTATCATAATTCACTCACCGAATATGAGACTTGCATAGTTAGGGGCGTTCAAAACTATTCTGTGACAAACTATAACGGACAAACCAATCTGGAGATTGATAACAGGTCATTGCATATGATTTGATCCTAAAAACAGAAGGGAGTGAGGTGTAATGATATGGTGTGAGATGAAATAGGTTTGAGTAATCCCATGCAAATCTCGTATATTTTAGGTAGATTTGTGCATGTTTCAGTTCTTATTGTCACTTTGCTGTAGGTATGGTTGCCAAATCCAACATCAAAATGAAGAGTCGGCAATATAGCTATTCTGAAGTTGTGAGTATAACCAATGACTTCAAAACAATCATTGGAGGAGGTGGGTTTGGAAATGTATACCTTGGCACGCTGGAAGAAGACACTAAAGTTGCAGTTAAATTTCTCTGTCCTTCATCCAACCAAGGGTACAAGGAATTTCAAGCAGAGGTCAAATTTAATACTGCATCCAATCTCTTCAATTACTTGAAAGTTACAAAAACTAGGATTTCATCCAACTAAGAATGGAGTGCCATTTCAAACTGTAGGCACAACTCCTAACAATAGTTCATCATCAAAACTTGGTTTCTCTTGTTGGATACTGTGATGAGGGTGGAAACAAAGCACTCATATATGAGTACATGGCTAATGGCAATCTGCTCCAGCATTTATCAGGTATTTACAATTTTGTATTCAAGGCTTCCATATGAATGCTCAAGAAATCATTTCTAGTAGTCATTCCCATATTGCCCACTCCCATAATCAAACAAGTGACCACCAACCACAAAATGTCAATTAGGTCTTGTGCTTTGTGTAGAACCTATGAGACGATCATAACAtaatgtggagagagagagagagagagagagagagagagagagagagagagagagagagagagagagagagaggatgatgatgatgatgatgaaattCCTAAACAAATCAGCAAACTCGCTGATTTTTCTGGGATACACAGCCAAGACACCAGACCAATTAAATCAAACCAAAGGGGTAAGGATGAGGTACCTACTTGCCAGCCTAAGTTTGACCAAACTTTACAATGGCTTTTATTGTCGTTTGATACAAATAGGATTAGAATGTATACGATTgataaaaaccacaaaaattattattcttgCACGATTATTCCAAAAGCATGACCGTTTTCAATAAAAGCCCAACATATATTTTGGTTGCAGGGACAAATGCAAACATCTTAAGTTGGAATGAGAGACTTCACATTGCAGTGGATGCAGCACATGGTTTGCAAACAAATCGActacatgaattttttttttctcgactacatgattattaatcttCAATATCTTTGCATTACAGTTTGTTGTTTTTGCTTGAATAAGTTAACAATGGTTTATTGGCGGAGTTGCAGGACTGGAGTATCTACATAATGGTTGCAAGCCATCTATAATCCACAGAGATTTGAAACCTTCCAACATTTTATTGACTGATCACATGCAAGCCAAGATAGCTGATTTTGGGCTTTCTAGAGCCTTCTCAACTGACAGTGACTCTCATGTGTCAACTCGCCCAGCTGGCACAATTGGATACCTCGATCCTCGGTAAGGGTTTGGAGCTACTGATTCAAATTGCTTCTTTTATTACTTAGAATGTAATATGTATTATTTACAGTTGTTCTAAAGGTACATGCAACACACCAAGCTTgttatcttaaaatttttcaCTGCTAAACACTCTGCTCTTTAGGTTTGTAACATTGACTTCCAAGTTCTCAACCACGTCTAAAATCTATACGATTTACAACTTAAATCAATatgcaaaattttgaaataccAATATTTTCCCAAATACACCCTATTAGAATTTGGATGAACAGCTCACTTTCTTCACCATGATAGCTGCACAAAACACTAGGATGCAAATAGCTATTACTTAAAAGTTTATGCAATCACCATAATCTTACTAAAGGCGGCAAGGATGTATAGCGGAACTAACAACTAGCAGCATTAATTCAAGCTATGAGCTTCTTGGATTTATACAGTCACTTGTTTTCATGTACAGATCTCATGCAACAGGAAACGCTGATAAAAAAAGTGACGTCTATAGCTTTGGGATAATTTTGTTTGTGCTGATCTCTGGTCGCCCTGCAATAATAAGAGGCTCTATGGAAGATACTCACATACTTGATTGGGTTATTACTATGATAGAAAGGGGggatattcaaaacattgttgaccCAAGGTTAGAAGGAGAATTTAACACTAATTCTGCCTGGAAAGCTGCAGAGATAGCCATGTCCTGCACATTGCCAACTGCAATCCAAAGACCAGACATGAGTCAGGTATTGATAGAACTAAAGGAATGTTTGGATCTTGTGATGGCTCATGGAAGAAGTCAGAGGTTTAACACCGAGGGCAGGACTTTAGGACTTTCACTAGAAGAAATCCCTGTTGACCTTGAATCAGACATTGCTGCTCTTGCTAGGTAGATATGAAATAACCCTATGGTCGAGAGTTTGTctatttgaaaagaaatctCCTTGTCTTATGTTTGAGTCTCTGTTTTAATTGGTAATGGGTGTGTGTTACCATGAATTTCTATGGTTGTCTAGTGGACATATAAACAACAAGAAGTCTGTGGATTGGTACAAATTTGAATCAAACGACCAATTCTCCAATACGCATAGAATAATACATCAAATCAATATAAATGAGGAATCTTAAGAATAAGTAAATATCATGTATCTATTAGCACGATTAATCAATTTTCATCACATGCTTTCTTTTTACTTTGATGACTGTTTATCACCATAGATTCAACAGTCATCATACACatagctttttatttttacgaTATAAATCTAATCAGAATAACTACCTAATCCTGTACTAATGATATCActgcaaaaataaattcaaccaGATTATATACTAATGATATTGAAAAAAcagtggttctacccaacactacacctagaaggggggtgaataggtataatccaatttttatgaccttttgaaaattagacaaataagcagttaataaatgaatcaaataatacaaataatcaacacattattttgatcacggagtggaaactcatttgaaaaacatcttcaaaatctaaaaccactccggatGTAAGACatcacctcaaatccactatagaaattttagtttgttacaaccaatttagagacactcacaaaacctttgtagtagctaaacttggcttgcaacaccacgagtgacccactcgatctctacacgcatgtagtgtcggaactccgactttcctatagcttcccacgagaacctctcgatctctgcatcaacggcagctctagactcttccggccaacaaaaatgtccacttcaatggactcaaataagagttgattttgaatgtgttgtggtggagaaatgtttatccaagagataatcaaacaaatgggggagagtttgctctaagaagatcttggaggcccttagggtttttgttttgattctccacacatagaacagaagttaacctgttctatttatagttcccatcaaatgaggcgttcaaaactctacattgtaagtgatctggaatattggctcgagcgaagtgtcaagCGAAGGTCGAgtggttgaatctgcctgagttcgctcgagctgtatgtcgagcgaaggCCGAGCGATGCAATCCGCCCAAGTTcgtcgagcgctctgtcgagcgagggtcgagcgaagtcactttctttgaccaatcttcaagcctttccgcaacaacacttgttacaacactattttacacaggttttcacaagaatatgccaatacgctcatttttccctcaacaatctcccactttgGCATTtttgtgacaaaacctctatcctatacatatgacttaatcctagcacacccaactaaatccatattcttgaacatgttgaaatatttatgcacacgcttagcaaacggttaaacatacccattcacatatgcacaaaaacgtgTTTGCAATTCTTAAATCATAGTTCATGAATAGTCATgtcaagtacaggttttagaaaagaaatatttcattaggcaacaaatcagagattgagttcaagaaacattagtcaaacaacagcagctaacaagagatataattcaacagacataaccaaaagctgctgttcccccaaaaaaatgtgttagtacaagtaacactccccctgagttaatactactgtactactccccctcaactatatctccccctttttgtcacaagaggccaagggtctcaatcatcaccatcggcaTCCTTATCATCCTTattgagctgcctctcgatgtcgttgaagcgttgagtcacaagttgttgcaaGTTATCAACTTTCACATTAAGGCTGTCGAGCCGGGCGTCAaggcgagctagatactcaagtacctgctgaagactgggCTCCGACGAACCAGGGGCTGAGaaagatggctgagagctggatggggccgaggtagacggctgagaactaaATGGTCAGGAGCTCAAAtgctgagaggagggagcgggagggtgctcaacacggagagggtgtagagttgtgtgagcacgactcagctgGACCGTCCTatgaccaataggagccttaagtgcaattctaggctcctgaggatgtAAAGCAATAGATTGGGAGAGAGCTAGTCGGGTGATTaaacacggtaagggcaaaccagtccgtgttttggaggaccgatacgcctcaataataacccgacacaaaagacttcctagatcaatagaggcaccattgatcaaggcatataGCAGAAGGACACGGTCAAGatccacatcactattatgaccagtaggatctaagttcgtaagaacaatcctactgagaatgaggtgatcaggggtaaaacgagcagttgaaataggggctgtcccttcccaactactaggccgaccacaaagacaactagcaatgacttgtggactgaGAGGAGATGTCCATGAGTAGGGAAACTCGAGATAGgacacacgaggggcatttagcagagtcgctatcatgcccggagttACTCGGAAAACAACGTTCCGGAGACTGACTTCAAACGAGTCATCAACAGACacgtcatgaatattggagtaaaactccctaatcAACTCCatagaaggagtgggatgaccagtggtcaatgcctgccactgacAAGACTCAAAAATGCGGGGAAtgatagtctcggtaagctcacctaaggccacttcacgctcgactatgggagtatgatgcgagaagttctgagaataCAACTTCTGGGCTCTGGCACTATGGAAGTGAGCTTGAGCGGGTGCAGgggggttttggcgaggacgaacacgtcgagacatggtttcGGCTGTAGACATAGTCAaagacgttagacaaggctaaggcaatgcaaagacgtgatgaatgcatgcatgctgacacaACAATGCCAACCGATAATGTAGGACTTGGTGCATGCCCTATGCcactcttcatttttcaaaacaatgataAATGTCTAGTCCAAAGTGTCTCATATGCATGCCAATGCCAACTCATGTGAATgaccaacatgcatgctaatgccaaccaTTTGCAACCCAATGCCActtctaaattaaaatatcttcaAACCCAATGCAAGCTTAGTTAAACGATGTCCCAAACTTaagatagacatgaaatagatatggggacaatgctatgccaatgcatgatgaaaaagagaatccaaacttcatttaggcattttatcgaacacttggagtgcatccaagtgggaAACTCAGGCATAAGCCCATGGGAGTTCCAAAAACCGcctaaatacactcaaaaacccaacaatggctccacaatagcctcaataaaccaaaaaaaatggaaaacaatcgaaaaaaatctcaaaaccgaatcCGAAACCCCTATGCACAACACAtgaaaaacaaccaaaatacaagcaccaaatcatgaaaatacaaaagagaaagggatttACCTTGATTTGGAGATGATTTCAGAAGGAAAACACTCGATTAaatgaagaaatttgagaaaagaaggAAGATAATCGCACGGGAGGGGGAAAAAGCACGAAACAGAACAGTCATctcgagcggctcgagcggTGCTCGAGTTTTATAACaggcgttcgctcgagcgaacttaaaaccctcgagcggctaTCGAGCGGTTTTCGCTTGAGCAgagtcgagcgagggtcgagcgagaccaccagaaaatcacattttgcccagttttgaagcacacaacactcacatgacttggacaaatactgggaatgtcaattttcacaccaagagtacatgTCAAATGTAGATGAGCATCATATTCTCATAAAACATGCAgttaaaaacaaagtatcacaagtaatatagatgtgcgtgtttaaagcggtccttgctcaatcaagaaatttcaaccatAAGGCGTGAgcggggttgggctgaacatgaaaccataagcGCTTGAGAAGCTCATTCAAGATATAGAAAGTCAAAcccaatgctgctaggacctgaatctttttgtttaaatacttatttcagtatgttcaagaaaacagaaaacttattctatttttcacccttttttttatatatatatttattacaagttcactttttcttttccttttgagatacatatttttgcacaaacgAACTATAATGAGGTCATCTAGCtcgtggtcaattctgtatgaagatagagcttcctaccacttttgattgcctccccaataaactcacaagtggtgaaatgtcaattgactgaatttggagtgaagtgtgtgatgccagtcacagattacatgagatactcatgttccaaacctttgtaaaacataggtatatgatacaaatcttaAAAGATACATGCATCTAGATTTTcgaattaacaaccccactattatatagcgcaatcatggagtgcatgtaggggcagcaatcAATGACAATGAAACTAAACAACTAACAAATACAACCCAaacatcaacaaaaaaaaaatgaaagtgtaTGAACAACATGTAATGCATGTTATGTATGTAATGCATACCTGTCAGTCTACCgcaccaaaaccatgtgtggcttgcgtctttcccttttggatgatccaccttggtatccattttcttgagaatggcttttcaattctcttggtATGCCTCctaagctcaaaacagtttggtcgaatgtgaccaatcttaccacaatgatgacacacggggcttgctttgtgaACTCTTcgtctcaagaaggttgagacattcttgggatcattcatgtaattcttaccccttccagaaggataagcagttctactGTTAACGaatgcaggagcatgcacaaagtgactcattaatttaaaacagtttggtctaatatggcctaaCTTCCCACAGTGATGACATATGGGGTTCATGTTGTAAGCAccttgtcttttgggaggagaaacagacttttgcacttgcataggcttcttacccttttcagatggatgagccttccttttctcagtcatttcaggaacaaacactgtggttctcacatttttacaaaaggctTTTGAGTttgaaggagcatcaggattctcttcaaaatagcctaaaccactcttatcactagaggactttcctaaacttaggagtttgtcaagctggtttgtcccaatggagaatttctgcaaaattagctcattttcatgagttgtcactttatcctccaaagtcacattcctcttttgtaactcatctgttagaccaatggcttctcttaATTTGCCTTGaagtccttcattttctcttttgcataaatttatttcctcaatatgtgctttattgagttttcttaatttcacacattccttatacaacttttcatagatttcctgcaaatcatcttcatccccagattcattttcagaaacactctcaatttcaaccacagattcactgCTATGACTTTTCCCTAaaacagaggaagtgaaagccatatagttgagatttttcttcctgggagaactctcttatgagtcacttgactcagactcactatcagtcaaggaagcagcattagctttctctttggcctttttgtaattcacacactcaagtcgaatgtaaccaaaaccatgacattcatggcactgaatattgtcattgacagctctagtttctcacttatacctcccttctcggttttctgaactagaacTTCCATTGAAAcccttgaaccttctcttctcctgtcttgggtttttctggcaaatatcttcctgaattttttagtataaaatgctatctccttgtcactcatggcaagttcgtcagaagattcaccagactTCTCTCTAATAgcattgagggctatggacttgtttttcttatccataggaagagtatgttcataggtttgtaaggaacccaccaactcttcaattctcatgttgtccaagtctttgctttcttctattgcagtgactttgggacgaaacctctcaggaagagatctaaggacaTTTCTCACAATTgtcctcaggaattctatcccctaaattaaaataagaattgacaatatcattaagtttgctataaaagccatcaaaagtttcatcatccttcatcctaagttcttcaaagttggtggtcagcatttgaagtttaaAATTCTTTACAGcattggtaccttcatgggtaacctcaagaatgtcccatgcctctttgcaattttcacacatggagattctcttgaactcctcctAGGACACGGCCATGAACATTGCATTCaagcctttgctattccaactacactcaTTGACTTCATtcctagagtaattttccacactctTGGGGGTTTGGACTCCTTCAATGACTACAACCGGTTCTTTCCATTCCTTTGTTACAGAagcccacactcgttcatccacagacttaaggaaagctctcattcgaactttccaatacgcatagttgcttccatcaaaaaatgatggagatgtgagtgattgagacctatccatttaaaccactacagcaggatcacactcaggaactaaatcctagcggagtgaacccgctctaataccaattgaaaaagtagtggttctacccaacactacacctagagggggtgaataggtgtaatccaatttttatgaccttttgaaaattatacaaacaagcatttaataaataaatcaaataacacaaataatcaacacatgattttgatcaccgagtggaaactcatttaaagaaaatcttcaaaatctaaaaccactccgggtgtaaggcaccacctcaaatccactatagaaattttagtttgttacaaccaatttagagacactcacaaaacctttgtagtagctaaacttgacttgcaacaccacgagtgacccactcgatctctacacgcatgtaatgtcggaactccgaccttcctatagcttcccacgagaacctctcgatctctgcatcaacggcagctccggactcttccggccaacaaaaatgtccacttcaatggtctcaaataagagttgattttgaatgtgttgtagtggagaaatgtttatccaagaaataatcaaacaaatgggggagagtttgctctaagaagctcttggaggcccttagggtttttgctttgattctccacacataaaacagaagttaacctgttctatttatagttcct
This genomic interval from Carya illinoinensis cultivar Pawnee chromosome 2, C.illinoinensisPawnee_v1, whole genome shotgun sequence contains the following:
- the LOC122300997 gene encoding senescence-induced receptor-like serine/threonine-protein kinase isoform X1 encodes the protein MDGATDSVLILKLWLFLVLTIAILGNSKLDHAKVNQHAGRKLAEIPGFISIDCGSTEDSIENGITYVSDKEFIDTGITESTVSGYSGQLLKTLRSFPQGKRNCYTLRPDQAKNNPYLIRARFLYGNYDGKNQYPTFDLHLGVNKWITVKTDLPLTRGIIHVPTTDFIDVCLVNIGHGVPFISALDLRRLENSIYRTESGEALASIRRYDVGGSGPMMRYPEDVYDRFWWHFSSKDWIQIATNESTYTQSSDNAYKIPDVVLMTAAKTRNASIPLSYSPADETREQCSNSKCSVYFHFSEIEKLEPGQKREFTINLNGETNLTESVKLDYLNPQTIARTSLPVRGMGLNFSINAAEGTQFPPILNAFETFALIEQPNQPTAADDVEAIMEIKKLYRMTRNWQGDPCAPSEYSWDGLNCSNDNPPRIISLNLSSSNLTGEISASFSSLQAMQSLDLSYNDLTGPLPELLAQLQNLSTLDLRGNNLTGIVPDALLEKSRVGKLMLRLDENPDLCPPASCKRRKKKDSVIPIVASSIATVLVLLLIFSALAIYRRKRQGGMVAKSNIKMKSRQYSYSEVVSITNDFKTIIGGGGFGNVYLGTLEEDTKVAVKFLCPSSNQGYKEFQAEAQLLTIVHHQNLVSLVGYCDEGGNKALIYEYMANGNLLQHLSGTNANILSWNERLHIAVDAAHGLEYLHNGCKPSIIHRDLKPSNILLTDHMQAKIADFGLSRAFSTDSDSHVSTRPAGTIGYLDPRSHATGNADKKSDVYSFGIILFVLISGRPAIIRGSMEDTHILDWVITMIERGDIQNIVDPRLEGEFNTNSAWKAAEIAMSCTLPTAIQRPDMSQVLIELKECLDLVMAHGRSQRFNTEGRTLGLSLEEIPVDLESDIAALAR